The sequence TATCTAGTGGTTTATCTATTAAATTTTTTATCACAAAATAGCCAAAAACGCTTTTTAAAGCTTTTAAAATCTCAAAGCCTAAAGTAGCAAAAACCTTATACTCATTTATATCATTTCTCATAGCCATCAGCTCATCTTTAAACTCTGGTGTGCTAGCAGCATACTCCCACCAAATATCATTGATATTTCGATTTTGGCTATCGGTATAGCTTTTTAAAAACCGCCAAGGCTTTTCGCCATAATGGATGATTTTCGGCTCTTTATAGCTTTGCATAAACTCAGCCCTAGAGCAGTTAAGGCGGTGATTTTGCTCATCTTTACAGATCGCAAAACAGAAGCTAATAGATGAAAAATTATAGCTAATAGGTAGCTTTAAGAGCTTATTTGCTGGTATTGTAGCGTTTAATAGATCTTGATCGGCGGCTTTTATATAGGTGGCATTTTGGGCTAGGGATTGGCATTTTTGTTCTATTTTATTCTCTATATAAGCCTTTGTGTTGATGAGTAAAAATCCAGAATTGAAGTAGTCATTTGTAAATTTATGGGTGATTATATTGTTATTTTGTTTGAATTTGATCTTTCGTTTTTTGCTTCCGGGGTCATTGATAGCAGCTAGGATACTCTCTTTTAAATCAATAGCAAAAAGCTCCCTTAAGTCGCAAAGGCAGAGCATATCGGAATCTAGATATAAGCATCTATCCACGCTTGGGTTGAGATAGTTTTTGAGTTTTAATCGGTAATAAGGCAAAAAGTTGCTATGTGCTGCCCCAGAAACTGGAAAATCACTAAACTCATCATCATTTAAAATATGAGTGACAATCAAGCAAGGGTAAATCTCATTAAGGCTCTTTTCTAGGGCTTTTAGCTTATTTTGTGTGGCGGTGGAGATTTGGTCGCTTAATATGTGAAATACATAGCCTTCAGCTCTATTTTCAGCGCTTAAATCATCGAAATTTAAATTTTCATAGCTACTAAATGAGCTATTAGGTGGCATTTGCGGGGTAGGTTTTTGACAAAAATCTTTGAAATTTAGATTTAAATTTGTATTTTTGATAATGCTATTTATAAGCACTGCTGTGTATTTGATATAATTTTCATCTGCGCTAAATACTATATGGAACATTTTAAGCCTTTTTTATGTATAATTGCGCCAAATTATAGCAAAATATGGTAATTTTAGAGGTTTTGGTGTTTGGAGATTTGTCTTGAATAGTGTGAAAATATCTATAATAATACCAGTTTATAATGTAGAAAAATATATCAGCCAATGCTTAGACTCAGCAATAAATCAAAGTTTAAAAGATATAGAGATTATCATAGTAGATGATTGTGGAAGTGATAAAAGCATGGATATCGCCAAAGAGTATGCTAAAAATGATAATAGAATAAAGATTATTAAAAATAGCTACAATCAAGGGCCATTTACTAGTAGAAATAACGCTGTTTTAGCAGCTAATGGCGAGTATTTGGTATTTTTAGATTCTGATGATTTTTTGGATTTAAGGGCTTGTGAGATAGCTTATAATGCCACTAAAGATGGGTATTATGATATAGTTACATTTGGGAGTTATTATTGGAATAATAATAGCGCTAGTGTGTTTAGCGAGTTTGAGAGATCTAGCTTTGATAGTGGGAATGAATTTGGTAGTTGGCTTTTTAGAAGTAAAAATATATCTTGGAATATCTGGGGTAGACTGATTAAAAGGGATATCTATCAAGCGAATTTGGATTTTTTAATGAGTGTTAATGCAAGACTTATAATGGCTGAGGATGTGCTAGCTATGTTTGTGATTTATCATAATTGCCAAAGGCTAAATTTCATATCTGATATGCTCTATTATTATAGATATAATCCAAGCTCAAGCACCAATGACAAAAGTATAGAAAATTTAAAAAATTGTATAGATAGCTTTGAAGTAGCAATTGCCAAGATGAGAGAATTCGCATCAAAAAATCAATGCGATAAGAGATGGCAAAAGCTCTATATATCACTT is a genomic window of Campylobacter devanensis containing:
- a CDS encoding glycosyltransferase family 8 protein encodes the protein MFHIVFSADENYIKYTAVLINSIIKNTNLNLNFKDFCQKPTPQMPPNSSFSSYENLNFDDLSAENRAEGYVFHILSDQISTATQNKLKALEKSLNEIYPCLIVTHILNDDEFSDFPVSGAAHSNFLPYYRLKLKNYLNPSVDRCLYLDSDMLCLCDLRELFAIDLKESILAAINDPGSKKRKIKFKQNNNIITHKFTNDYFNSGFLLINTKAYIENKIEQKCQSLAQNATYIKAADQDLLNATIPANKLLKLPISYNFSSISFCFAICKDEQNHRLNCSRAEFMQSYKEPKIIHYGEKPWRFLKSYTDSQNRNINDIWWEYAASTPEFKDELMAMRNDINEYKVFATLGFEILKALKSVFGYFVIKNLIDKPLDNLNLNSEIPDDIFGLCCILGEMIIYARKHQKSPLSVLLKAYKMKTTFTKYNTKNFL
- a CDS encoding glycosyltransferase family 2 protein, yielding MKISIIIPVYNVEKYISQCLDSAINQSLKDIEIIIVDDCGSDKSMDIAKEYAKNDNRIKIIKNSYNQGPFTSRNNAVLAANGEYLVFLDSDDFLDLRACEIAYNATKDGYYDIVTFGSYYWNNNSASVFSEFERSSFDSGNEFGSWLFRSKNISWNIWGRLIKRDIYQANLDFLMSVNARLIMAEDVLAMFVIYHNCQRLNFISDMLYYYRYNPSSSTNDKSIENLKNCIDSFEVAIAKMREFASKNQCDKRWQKLYISLGIHECDILKRRLKIKEGKFGPMDKIGAFIEGRWFVIRRKLRVKFGI